From the Planktothricoides raciborskii GIHE-MW2 genome, the window GCTTTGCCTCTGGAAAAAATGAATTGGCTGGCGATCGCTTTTGGTATCGGGGGAAGGTCTTTTCTTCATACGGGATTATTTATCCTTGCCCATGATGCGATGCATGGCAATCTCGTGCCGAACCATCGGCATTTAAATCGGAGAATCGGCCAACTCGCGGTGAGTCTCTATGCTTTATTATCCTATAAAAATTGTCAACAAAATCATAGAATTCACCATTTAAAACCGGGACAGATTGGCGATCCAGACTTTCACGATGGAGTCCATCCTCAGCCGATTTTCTGGTATGCTAAATTTCTGGGCGGTTACTTCTCTCTTGGCCAATTTCTCAAATTTATCGGGGCGATCGGGCTATTTTCCTTCTCGGTGCATAGTTGGTTTCATATTACTTACTTAAATTTATTCCTCGTCTTCCTGGTGCCGCTAATCTTAAGTTCGCTTCAGCTTTTCTTTTTTGGCACATATTTGCCTCATGGCTTGGGAAAGACTGGACAAAACCGGCATCGCCCGACTAATTTTTTATGGCATTGTTGGTCATTAATAACTTGTTATCACTTTGGAGCGTATCACCAAGAACACCACGCTTTTCCCCAAATTCCTTGGTTCCAACTGCCTCAAGCTGCCGCCATTCCCCCAATCCCGCAAAATTTAAAGAAGTAATAGCACAGCCGTGAAATCCATACATAGCAAGGGTTTTGACATAAAATTCCTCTCTGTCCAGAAATTTTCTCAGCCAATCCCCTAGTTTATGCATCCAAATATTTATTATAATTTTTACTCATATCAAGGAAAGTAATCTTCTTTGACTGCAATTTAAATTCAAAAAACTATTAATTTTGACGATGCCCCTTACTGAAACTCAATGGTCTCCCACAGAAGAAAAAATTGTCAAGACTGCTTTTGATACTGCCTATCGTCGTGAAGTTGCTTCGATGATGGCAGAGGTCAAACGACAAGCGGAAGCAGCCACCAGTCCCGATGAACTCTGGAAACTGCATGATTTTCTCAGTGCCAGAAGGCATTACCTGGATGGGAAATACGATTCTCGTGATTCGATGTTAATTTTTGTCTTTGCCCAATTAGTCAAAGAAGGCTGGTTAGAAATTGGAGAATTAGCGGGATTGAGTCCCGATAAAATCGCCAAGGTCAAAGCGCTGACACTCGTTTAATTGATCAAAGAAACCGGGTTTCTTCACACTATGTCTGCTAGAAAATAACAATGGCAGAAAGAAACCCGGTTTCTGGGCGATCGCTCCTACCAAAGAAACCCGGTTTCTCGCTTCGGCAAACAAGAAACCGGGTTTCTTAACAGCCAGAAACCCGGTTTCTTAAGCAAAGTTAATTCTCCCGAACAAAGTTAACGCAGAAACCCGGTTTCTGATTCATCACGCAGAAACCGGGTTTCTTTTCAGTTATCGCAGAAACCGGGTTTCTGGGTTCAGGGAGAGGGGAAAATACGGTGCGATAGCTATTTATTTAATCATCAGACGTAAGTCATACCAATCGATAAAACTGCGATAATAAAATGGTATTTTTGTCTAAAAACAATCTACAAATACACTTAAAGTTAGAATTTAATTTCACACTTATTTAATTCACTCCTGCTGTAAGATCATCAAACATTGGGGTCATAATTTTCACAACGGGATTATCTATAAGCTCAATTATCTCGGCTGTAGTCCCGGCTTGCAAAGCTTTGATAATTCTCATTTTTATCTCAGGCTTTTGCTCCATTTCTTCCATAGCTTTCGCTGCCACAGTTGCTTTATCAGCAATCGTTATTGTTGGGTAGTTTTGAGATAGTTGATCTAAAATTTTCTGAATTTCTGCGGCTGCTTCAGTCAGTCTTTGTTTCTGAGCGTTGACGACACAACCAGCCGTTAAAATATTGTTTGCTATTTGTCCAGTATTCAGAGAACCATAAACACTACCGCTGACATTGCAACGCAATTCATTACTATCTCTAGGCATATTGAAACGCAATTCATTACTATCTCTAGGCATAATAAAATTATCTCCTTATCTATCACAGTCAAACTTACTTTTAAGAGTAAAGCATATCAATTGTGTTTCTAGAAACAAGCTGATTTGGTTTTTCTTTTTCGTCTAATGATACCCAAATTGATCCCTGAAGTTTAGTTGCCACATTTTCTTCAAATTTTTTATTGTTTTGATCGTTAACGATAAAGGTGGTAACATATTTTATATCCGGTTTTTGCTTATACTGTGTCCATCCATAAAGCCTCAAATCGTATCTGCCAGCTTTTAAATCAAATTTTCTACCTCCTAATTCATTAATCCAATCAAACCTGACTACTTTATTTACTGAAGATCCTCCTTCTACCGAAATTGCTTGAGCTATATTTTCATCTTCAAAATTATTATTTTCCAACTTCACAAAAGTATTCCATGTCATGTCATAACAATCATCACAATTCGGGATTCCAATAACCAAACGAATCCGATTTATGGTTCCGCCTTCGCTGCTCCTATTGCAGAAAGTGATAGGTAAATTAAATCCGATTCCTTCAATTTGAACTCCAGAACCATTTTTCAATGGAATACATATAGGAAACAATATAATATTTGTTCCTATATAAAGCTGTATTTTAGCTTTTTGAAAATGAGAGACATAAGCAACAGACATAGACACAATTAAGCTACTAATAGCAATGATTGTGCTAATAGGATCTGCTGACATCCCATTTGAATTAACGTTATTGTCTTTGACGCTATTTTGTGCAATTTGGGGTGCAGAATATGACAAAAATTGTTGACTTATTATATCTCTATTTTCATATTTGTCATACGCATCTAACTGCATATTGGTTAATTTTTTACACGAATAAACAACTAATTTTAACCAAACGGAGAGCTAATTATATGCTAC encodes:
- a CDS encoding fatty acid desaturase produces the protein MGLQKQGSYLGLWLAIAIILLWVGSGIFLMALPLEKMNWLAIAFGIGGRSFLHTGLFILAHDAMHGNLVPNHRHLNRRIGQLAVSLYALLSYKNCQQNHRIHHLKPGQIGDPDFHDGVHPQPIFWYAKFLGGYFSLGQFLKFIGAIGLFSFSVHSWFHITYLNLFLVFLVPLILSSLQLFFFGTYLPHGLGKTGQNRHRPTNFLWHCWSLITCYHFGAYHQEHHAFPQIPWFQLPQAAAIPPIPQNLKK